From Qipengyuania psychrotolerans:
ATGCGCCATATTCGGTGATGTTGGTGACGGTGCCCGTCATCTTCATGCCGACGGGGTACTTGGCTGCGACACCATCCCACGGATCCGATTCCAGCTGCTTCATGCCGAGGCTGATGCGCTGGGTATCTTCGTTGATGCGGATGATCTGAACGGTCACGGTCTGGCCGATTTCGATCATCTCGCTGGGGTGGTTGACGCGCTTGTAGCTCATGTCGGTGACATGGAGCAGGCCGTCGATACCGCCGAGGTCGACGAACGCACCGTAATCGGTGATGTTCTTCACGACGCCGTCGATAACCTGGTTTTCGGCCAGGTCGTTGATCAGTTCGCTGCGCTGTTCCGCGCGGGTCTCTTCGAGAACCGCACGACGCGAAACAACGATGTTACCACGGCGGCGATCCATCTTCAGGATCTGGAACGGCTGCGGCATGTCCATCAGCGGCGTGACATCGCGCACGGGGCGGATGTCGACCTGGCTGCCGGGGAGGAATGCAACGGCGCCGTCGAGATCGACAGTGAAACCGCCCTTGACGCGGCCGAAGATACGGCCGTCGACGCGCTTGCCTTCACCGAATTCGCTTTCGAGCTTGTCCCAGGCGGCTTCGCGGCGTGCGCGGTCGCGGCTGAGCATTGCTTCGCCATCAGCGTTTTCGATGCGGTCGACGAAAACTTCGACTTCCGAACCTACTTTGAGGCCGTGATCGTCTTCGTTGCGCATGAATTCTTTGAGGTCGACGCGGCCTTCGCTCTTCAGGCCGACATCGATGTGCGCCATGCCGTTTTCGATGGCTGTGACGGTGCCCTTAACTACGCGGCCTTCGAAGCCGCCGTCGTCGGCGCCACCGAGCTGCTCGTTGAGCATTGCCGCGAAATCGTCGCGGGTGGGGTTGGCTGAGGTTGCCATGTGTGAGTAGTCCTAACTTACGTTTTGCTACCGGCCACCGGTTTTCCCGGGGTCTATCCCGTCTCCGAACACTATTGTCCGGGCCAACGGGGCAAGAGGGCCGTCGTCTCCGCAGCGCCGGATGCGGCTGCGAAGGTCCTTCCAATCCAACAGATTGCGAGAACGGGCGCGCGACTAGGCGAATGGCCGCCTAAAAGCAAGGGAAATGCGGCGTAGCGCCCTAGGCTGGGGTCGCAGTATTCACGGCTTCGATCGCCGCGGTGATTGCTTCGTCCCGGTCCAGATGGCTTGTGTCGATCACGAAGGCATCTCCTGCGGGAACCAGCGGGGCAACCGAGCGGCTGCGATCACGATCGTCACGTCGGCGCAGATCGTCCTGAATTTCCAGCAAGGTTACGCCTGCGCCGCGTTCGCGCATTTCGAGAAACCGGCGGCGTGCGCGGGCTTCTACGCTGGCGGTAACGAACAGTTTGGCCTCGGCCTCGGGCGCGATGACCGTGCCAATGTCCCGGCCATCAAGAACTGCGCCGCCCGGCTGCGTGGCAAATGCACGCTGGCGTTCGAATAATGCCTCGCGCACTGATGGGTGGACCGAAACCCGGCTTGCCAGGCCGCCCGTCTCTTCGTCACGCAAATGCGGATCGTCGAGCAGTTCGTCAGGAAAGCTCACCGCAGCAAGTGCATCGCGGCTGTCATCGGGATTTCCGCCATTGAGGAAAACTTGTCGTCCGACTGCGCGATACAGCAGTCCGGTATCGAGATGCGGCAGGCCAAAATGCTCGGCCAACGCTTTCGCAATGGTGCCCTTGCCCGAGGCAGTCGGTCCGTCGACAGCGATAATCATCCGTTCTTCCTGCGCCCGCGCAGGGCCTTGGCCAACCCCCAGATGGCAATTGCTGCCCAGAAACCTTCAAGAACGAGGCTCGGCCAATTGGTGTGCACGACCAGTGAAACGGTCAGCAGCGCCGCTCCGGTCAAATTGGTGCCGTGGAGGATGAAGGGGTTGGGATTATCCTCGTAGGTCAGATAGGCATATGCACCGATAATACAGGCGGTGCCGACAAAGCCGACCATTGATGCCCAATCAAGATCCATCATGACGCGGCCTCATCGAGCAGGTCGCTGAAATTAGGAAAGCTGGTCGCGATAGGCTCGGTGCTATCCACTTCGACGCCTGCTTTGCTGGCCAGGCCTGCGACCGCCATGCTCATGGCGATGCGGTGATCGAGGTGGGTTGTGACTGGACCTCCCCCCGCCAAAGGCTTTCCGCCGGAGCCGTGGATCAGCAATCCGTCAGCGCGCTCGTTGATCTTCGCGCCGGCCTGCGTCAAAGCCGAAGCCATTGCGGACAAGCGGTCGCTTTCCTTCACGCGGAGTTCTTCGAGACCAGAGGTCACGGTGGCGCCAGTCGCCATGGACGCTGCAACAAAAAGCACGGGAAATTCATCAATCATGCTTGGGGCGATTTCCGGATCGACCTCAATACCCTGGAGGGGTGCGTGGCGTACCCTGAGATCGGCAACCGGCTCGCCTCCAACTTCGCGTTCTTCGAGATATTGGATGCTCGCGCCCATCTGTTTCAGCACCCTGAAGATGCCGTCGCGGGTGGGATTGAGTCCGACGTTTTCGATCACGAGGTCGCTATCGGGCACGATGCTCGCCGCAACAGCGAAGAATGCGGCAGACGATGGATCGCCCGGCACTTCGATATCGCATGGCGTGAGATCGGCAGGTCCGGTGATCGAAATGTGCCGTTCACCGTCGATGACATCAACCTGCACATCGACTCCAAAGCCGTGCAGCATACGTTCGGTGTGGTCCCGCGTGGGCACCGGTTCGATTACTGTAGTAGTGCCCGGCGTATTGAGCGCCGCCAGCAGGATCGCGCTCTTCACCTGTGCGCTTGCGACTGGCAGCCGATAGGTGATTGGTACACCGGGCTGGATGCCTTCCATGACGAGCGGAAGTGTGCCGCCGGGCGAGGGTGTGAATGCTGCGCCCATCAGGGAGAGCGGGTCGATCACCCGGCTCATCGGCCGCTTCGAGAGACTGGCGTCACCGGTGAAGGCAGCAGTAATCGCGTGGCTGGCCAAAAGGCCCATCAGCAACCTTGTCGAAGTGCCGGAATTGCCCATATCCAACGCGCCTTGCGGCTGAAGCAAGGTGCCGACGCCCACGCCGTTCACGCTATAGCTCCCATCGGCTTCCTTGCTGATCTTCGCCCCCATCTGGGCGAGCGCGCGGCCCGTGGCGAGCACGTCTTCACCTTCGAGCAATCCCCGAATGGTAGTCTTGCCAACCGCGAGCGCACCGAACATCAGCGATCGGTGGCTGATTGACTTGTCGCCGGGCACCCGGATACGTCCGGTCAACGGGCCTGATGGCATGAAGCGGTGCGCGGTCACAGAAATTCCAATTCCAGAGGCAGTCTTTGCGATGCGCGCTTTGACAGCGCACATACCTTCTGGCAAGGCGCGCGCGCAGTTGATTCCTGCCCTGCAGGATCCCATCAATACAATTACGAATTCACGGCCACCCGGCGCGAAGCCGGGGGCGGCAAACCCAAGGATTACAAATGGTCAAACCTGAATGGGGCACCAAGCGCACTTGCCCGAATTGCGGCACTCGCTTCTACGATCTTACCAAGGACGAACCCGTCACCTGCATCGAATGCGGTGAAGAGTGGTCGCCGGAACCGGTTCTCAAGTCCAAGCAGCCCATCCTCGCCGAGGAAGAGAAGAAGGACGACAAGGCAGAAGCCGATAGCGATCTGGCCGATGACGAGCTGGAAGATATCGACGAGGACGACGATTCGCCCGATAACGAAGTCGACCTTGGCGGTGACGACGATCTCGGCGTCGAAACAAAGTCCAAGGGCGACGACGACAACGCCGACGAAAGCTGATTTATCTGTTGCATTGCGGTGAGGGCCCTTATATTGGGCGCCTCCCGCAAGGGCGACGCGTTGTTAAAGGCGCGTTGTTTGAAAATGGTTCGGGGCCTTAGCTCAGCTGGGAGAGCGCAACACTGGCAGTGTTGAGGTCAGCGGTTCGATCCCGCTAGGCTCCACCATTTACCGGATTTGATGGTAGCAGGCCGTGGCGACGGCTGCGGCTTGCTTCCACCACACCTGGGCACACGTTTGGGTTTCATAGGGGTCTGACCCCACGCTGGCCGACGAGTTTTCGTCCGCCGGCGTTTTTCGCGTTTATCCCGCATGTGCGGGGAAGGAGCAGGCATGTTTGACAATCTGTCCGACCGGCTCGGCAATGTATTCGACCGCCTCAAGGGTCGCGGCTCGCTCAATGAAGGCGACGTCCGCGAAGCCATGCGCGAAGTGCGGATTGCCTTGCTCGAAGCCGATGTCGCTCTGCCGGTCGTGCGCCGCTTCGTTGATGCTGTTACCGAAAAGGCGATCGGCTCGGAAGTCCTCAAATCGGTCACACCGGGCCAGCAAGTCGTCAAGATCGTCAATGACGAGCTGGTCGATATGCTCGGCGGTGAAAAAGTCGAAGGGCTGAATCTCAACGCCAAGCCGCCGGTCGTCATTATGATGGTCGGCCTGCAGGGTTCGGGTAAGACGACGACGACGGCAAAGCTGGGCAAATTGCTCCGCGAAAAGCATGGTAAGAAGGCGATGATGGCCTCGCTGGACGTCAACCGTCCGGCCGCACAGGAACAGCTGAAAATCCTGGGCGAGCAGGTCGATGTGGCAACCCTGCCAATCGTGCCCGGCCAGCAACCGCTCGACATCGCCCGCCGCGCCATGGAAAGCGCCAAGCTTCAGGCGGCAGATGTGCTGCTGCTCGATACCGCGGGCCGGCTCCATGTCGACGAAGCTCTGATGGCGGAAATGAAGGCCATCAACTCGGTTTCGACGCCCACCGAAGTTCTGCTGGTCGTCGATAGCCTGACCGGACAGGACGCGGTCAACGTCGCACAGAGCTTCACTGGCGAAGTGCCGCTGACTGGCGTCGTGCTGACCCGGATGGACGGCGATGCGCGCGGCGGTGCAGCGCTGTCGATGCGTTATGTCACCGGCAAGCCGATCAAGTTTGCCGGCACTGGCGAAAAGCTCGACGCCATCGAGGCATTCGATCCGAACCGCGTGGCCGGCCGCATTCTCGGCATGGGCGACGTTGTCTCGCTGGTCGAAAAGGCCGCGACTGCGATCAAGGAAGAAGAGGCCGAAGCGCTCGCCAAGAAAATGGCGAAGGGCGAGTTCGACCTCGACGATTTGCGCATGCAGCTGAAGCAGATGCAGAACATGGGCGGCCTCGGTGCTCTGGCCGGTATGATGCCGGGTATGAAGAAAGCCAAGGCGGCGATGCAGCAGTCGGGCATGGACGACAAGGTGCTGATCCACATGGACGCGATCATCGGTTCGATGACTCCGAAAGAGCGCAAGATGCCCAAGCTGCTCAACGCCAAGCGCAAGAAGCGCGTGGCGGCAGGTTCGGGCACTCAGGTCCAGGAAGTGAACAAGGTGCTCAAGATGCACCAGGAAATGGCGAAGGCCATGAAGCAGATCAAGAAGATGGGCGGCCTCAAGGGCCTCGGTGCCTTGTTCGGCAAAGGCGGCTTGGGCGCTGCGATGCCGGGTCTTGGCGGACCGGGCGGACCCGGACCGATGGGCGGGCTTCCGGGGCTAGGCTCCGGCGGCGGCAAGGGGCCGACAGTCGATCCGGATACGCTTCCGGCCGACCTGCGCGATATGTTGAACAAAAAATAATATTTCAGATATTTACACTCGAAAGGTGAAGTAAAATGGCAGTTGCAATTCGTTTGTCGCGCGGTGGTGCGAAAAAGCGTCCTTATTACCGCATTGTTGTGTCGGATTCGCGTAGCCCGCGTGACGGCAAGTACCTTGAGCAGATCGGCACCTATAACCCGATGCTGGCCAAGGATTCGGGCGAGCGCGTGAAGCTCGACGAAGACCGTGCACGTCACTGGCTGAGCGTTGGCGCCAAGCCGAGCGACCGCGTTCTGCGTTTCTTCGATGCCGCCGGCATCCTTGAGCGTGCACCGCGCAACAACCCCAAGAAGGGTGAGCCGGGCGAAGCCGCCAAGGAACGCGCTGAAGAAAAGGCCACCAAGGAAGCTGAAGCAGCAGAAGCTGCCAAGGCCGCTGAAGAAGAAGCCAAGACCGCTGCTGAAGCTCCGACTGAAGAAGCAACTGCTGAAGAAGCTCCCGCTGAAGAAGCTGCAGCTGAAGAAGCACCGGCTGAAGAAGCGAAGAGCGAGTAATCGTCTCCATGCAGGACAAGCCCGTCACGTTGGCAGCCGTCACCGGTGCGCACGGCGTGACGGGCGAAGTCCGTCTGAAGCTGTTCGGTGAGGGGGTCGAAACCCTGAAGCCGCACAAAAGCTTCAACGAGGGCGCCCTGACGCTCTCCAAGATCCGTAGCGACAACAAGGGCGGCGCGGTTGCGCGTTTCGCCGAAGTCACGAACCGCAACGAAGCCGAGGCCCTTCGCGGCACGGTTCTGACTGTCCCTCAGCAAGCGCTACCGGCGCTGGAGGAGGGAGAGTTCTACTATTCTGACTTGCTCGGGCTTCCAGTGGTCACCGAAACCGGTGAAGCGATCGGCAGCATTTGCGCGGTCGAAAATTTCGGCGCGACCGAGATCATCGAAATTGAAAAGCCGGACGGCAAGAAGTTCATGGCTCCGCTGACCAAGCAGGCGGTGCCGGAATGGGATAGCGAAAAGCTGACCATCAATTCCGACTTCGTTACCTAGCGTCTCAGCGGCGACTTCTCGGCAAGCCGATTACGTATGGTGGTCGAAGCAATTCCTGCCTGGCCCATTGCGGCGCTGATCTGGTCCAATCCAACCACCACATCTCCTGCGGCGAACAGTTCAGGCACGCTCGTTTCGTAGTGGTCGCTCACTTCGATGCACCCGTCATCGCCAAGCTCGGCGCCGCATTTCTCGGCGAGGCCCGAGCGGATGACCGAACCCAGCGCGGGATAGGCGCTGTCGAAGCTCATGCGGCCTTCAGCGGTATCGAAGGTAATTTTGTCGCCATCGATGCTGTAGTCTCCGCAAGGACCGGCCACGCGTACTATTCCCGCCTCGTCCAGCTGCGCTGAACATCCGTCCGACAGGTCGTGGTCACCCTCCGGAGAAATCAATGTCACATCGCTGGTGAAGCCGCGGATGAACTGCGCTTCGGCGGTGCCGTGATCGCCTGATCCGATGACGGCAACTCGCTTGTCGGTGACTTCATAGCCGTCGCACACGGGACAATATCTCAGCAAACCGCGTGAAAGCGCTTCGTCGTGGAACTGGTCGCTCATTCCTTCGGGCCGGTTGTTGACCACACCTGTGGCGAGCAGGACCGTTCGCGCGCGGAAGGCGGCATCGTCCGTGGTCACGGTGAAACAGTCGCCGTCCTTGCGCAGGTCGCTCACCCGCTTGGGTTCGCGCATTGCGCCGTATTTGGCGGCTTGCTCGCGCATGCGTTCGAGCAGTTCCTCACCATTGATACCGTCGGGGAAGCCTGCGTGATTGTGGCTTGTCGGGATCCAGCTTGCACGGCTCGTCCCGCAATCGAACAGGCGGATTTTCAGGTGATAGCGCGCAAGATAGATCGCGGCAGTCAGGCCGGCGGGGCCAGCGCCCACTATGATGCAATCGTCAGGTGTTTCTGTCATGGGTGTGTGAACGCACGGGATGGCCAAGCGGTGCCCGCCGCGCTAACCGCTTTTTCCATGAGCACGCTTTCGGTCGCCATCGTCCAGGCATCTCCCATCCCGCTCGCCATTGGCGACGGGATCGAGAAAGCCGTCCGCCTTGCGCGCGAGGCGGTTGAGGGCGGGGCGAAGCTGGTTGCATTCGGCGAAACGTTTTTGGGCGGCTATCCGCTCTGGCTGGACGAGGCTCCGGGCGCGGCCTTGTGGGATCATCCCGGCACCAAGGCGCTGCATCGCATCCTGCTGGAACAAGCCGTTGTGGCGAACGACGAGCGGCTGCTGCCCCTGCAGGAATTGTGCGACGAAAGCGGCGCTGTTATCTCCATTGGCGCGCATGAGCGTATGCGACAGAGCCTCTACAACAACCAGATGACATTCCGGCCCGGCCTGCCGGTCCTCGACCACCGCAAGCTGGTTCCGACACATGGCGAACGGCTGGTTTGGATGCGCGGTGATGGTTCGACGCTCGGTGTCCACCAGGCCGAGTGGGGCAGCGTCGGCTCGCTGATCTGCTGGGAGCACTGGATGCCCTTGGCGCGCGCGGCGATGCATAACCTTGGCGAGAGCGTGCATGTCGCGGCCTGGCCGACCGTGCGCGAGGAATACGCGCTCGCCTCGCGGCACTATGCGATGGAGGGCCGCTGCTTCGTGCTGGCGGCCGGTCTGGTGCAGGCGAAGGACGACCTGTTCGACGGGCTGGAGCGTGCTGGCGAC
This genomic window contains:
- a CDS encoding carbon-nitrogen hydrolase family protein codes for the protein MSTLSVAIVQASPIPLAIGDGIEKAVRLAREAVEGGAKLVAFGETFLGGYPLWLDEAPGAALWDHPGTKALHRILLEQAVVANDERLLPLQELCDESGAVISIGAHERMRQSLYNNQMTFRPGLPVLDHRKLVPTHGERLVWMRGDGSTLGVHQAEWGSVGSLICWEHWMPLARAAMHNLGESVHVAAWPTVREEYALASRHYAMEGRCFVLAAGLVQAKDDLFDGLERAGDAAAAKELFETIEGDALNRGGSMIIAPDARIVAQAGEGEETLFAELDLSEIGQGLASLDTDGHYSRPDVFELRVDTRSKDGVNWA
- the aroA gene encoding 3-phosphoshikimate 1-carboxyvinyltransferase, with product MCAVKARIAKTASGIGISVTAHRFMPSGPLTGRIRVPGDKSISHRSLMFGALAVGKTTIRGLLEGEDVLATGRALAQMGAKISKEADGSYSVNGVGVGTLLQPQGALDMGNSGTSTRLLMGLLASHAITAAFTGDASLSKRPMSRVIDPLSLMGAAFTPSPGGTLPLVMEGIQPGVPITYRLPVASAQVKSAILLAALNTPGTTTVIEPVPTRDHTERMLHGFGVDVQVDVIDGERHISITGPADLTPCDIEVPGDPSSAAFFAVAASIVPDSDLVIENVGLNPTRDGIFRVLKQMGASIQYLEEREVGGEPVADLRVRHAPLQGIEVDPEIAPSMIDEFPVLFVAASMATGATVTSGLEELRVKESDRLSAMASALTQAGAKINERADGLLIHGSGGKPLAGGGPVTTHLDHRIAMSMAVAGLASKAGVEVDSTEPIATSFPNFSDLLDEAAS
- the rimM gene encoding ribosome maturation factor RimM (Essential for efficient processing of 16S rRNA); its protein translation is MQDKPVTLAAVTGAHGVTGEVRLKLFGEGVETLKPHKSFNEGALTLSKIRSDNKGGAVARFAEVTNRNEAEALRGTVLTVPQQALPALEEGEFYYSDLLGLPVVTETGEAIGSICAVENFGATEIIEIEKPDGKKFMAPLTKQAVPEWDSEKLTINSDFVT
- the rpsA gene encoding 30S ribosomal protein S1, whose translation is MATSANPTRDDFAAMLNEQLGGADDGGFEGRVVKGTVTAIENGMAHIDVGLKSEGRVDLKEFMRNEDDHGLKVGSEVEVFVDRIENADGEAMLSRDRARREAAWDKLESEFGEGKRVDGRIFGRVKGGFTVDLDGAVAFLPGSQVDIRPVRDVTPLMDMPQPFQILKMDRRRGNIVVSRRAVLEETRAEQRSELINDLAENQVIDGVVKNITDYGAFVDLGGIDGLLHVTDMSYKRVNHPSEMIEIGQTVTVQIIRINEDTQRISLGMKQLESDPWDGVAAKYPVGMKMTGTVTNITEYGAFVEIEPGIEGLVHVSEMSWTKKNVHPGKIVSTSQEVEVMVLEVDSEKRRISLGLKQAQRNPWEEFADANPVGAKVQGEVKNATEFGLFIGLPGDVDGMVHMSDIAWGISGEDALALHRKGEEVEAVVLDVDVEKERISLGMKQLEKGAPTEAGAGSSLRKNQVVTVTVLEVRDGGLEVQVGEDGATGFVKRSDLGRDRDEQRPDRFQPGAKIDAMVTGFDRSKKPTFSIKARQIAEEKEAVQQFGSSDSGASLGDILGEALKKKED
- a CDS encoding TIGR02300 family protein: MVKPEWGTKRTCPNCGTRFYDLTKDEPVTCIECGEEWSPEPVLKSKQPILAEEEKKDDKAEADSDLADDELEDIDEDDDSPDNEVDLGGDDDLGVETKSKGDDDNADES
- the ffh gene encoding signal recognition particle protein, which produces MFDNLSDRLGNVFDRLKGRGSLNEGDVREAMREVRIALLEADVALPVVRRFVDAVTEKAIGSEVLKSVTPGQQVVKIVNDELVDMLGGEKVEGLNLNAKPPVVIMMVGLQGSGKTTTTAKLGKLLREKHGKKAMMASLDVNRPAAQEQLKILGEQVDVATLPIVPGQQPLDIARRAMESAKLQAADVLLLDTAGRLHVDEALMAEMKAINSVSTPTEVLLVVDSLTGQDAVNVAQSFTGEVPLTGVVLTRMDGDARGGAALSMRYVTGKPIKFAGTGEKLDAIEAFDPNRVAGRILGMGDVVSLVEKAATAIKEEEAEALAKKMAKGEFDLDDLRMQLKQMQNMGGLGALAGMMPGMKKAKAAMQQSGMDDKVLIHMDAIIGSMTPKERKMPKLLNAKRKKRVAAGSGTQVQEVNKVLKMHQEMAKAMKQIKKMGGLKGLGALFGKGGLGAAMPGLGGPGGPGPMGGLPGLGSGGGKGPTVDPDTLPADLRDMLNKK
- a CDS encoding (d)CMP kinase codes for the protein MIIAVDGPTASGKGTIAKALAEHFGLPHLDTGLLYRAVGRQVFLNGGNPDDSRDALAAVSFPDELLDDPHLRDEETGGLASRVSVHPSVREALFERQRAFATQPGGAVLDGRDIGTVIAPEAEAKLFVTASVEARARRRFLEMRERGAGVTLLEIQDDLRRRDDRDRSRSVAPLVPAGDAFVIDTSHLDRDEAITAAIEAVNTATPA
- a CDS encoding NAD(P)/FAD-dependent oxidoreductase; translated protein: MTETPDDCIIVGAGPAGLTAAIYLARYHLKIRLFDCGTSRASWIPTSHNHAGFPDGINGEELLERMREQAAKYGAMREPKRVSDLRKDGDCFTVTTDDAAFRARTVLLATGVVNNRPEGMSDQFHDEALSRGLLRYCPVCDGYEVTDKRVAVIGSGDHGTAEAQFIRGFTSDVTLISPEGDHDLSDGCSAQLDEAGIVRVAGPCGDYSIDGDKITFDTAEGRMSFDSAYPALGSVIRSGLAEKCGAELGDDGCIEVSDHYETSVPELFAAGDVVVGLDQISAAMGQAGIASTTIRNRLAEKSPLRR
- the rpsP gene encoding 30S ribosomal protein S16, encoding MAVAIRLSRGGAKKRPYYRIVVSDSRSPRDGKYLEQIGTYNPMLAKDSGERVKLDEDRARHWLSVGAKPSDRVLRFFDAAGILERAPRNNPKKGEPGEAAKERAEEKATKEAEAAEAAKAAEEEAKTAAEAPTEEATAEEAPAEEAAAEEAPAEEAKSE
- a CDS encoding CBU_0592 family membrane protein; its protein translation is MDLDWASMVGFVGTACIIGAYAYLTYEDNPNPFILHGTNLTGAALLTVSLVVHTNWPSLVLEGFWAAIAIWGLAKALRGRRKNG